From a region of the Lactuca sativa cultivar Salinas chromosome 4, Lsat_Salinas_v11, whole genome shotgun sequence genome:
- the LOC111886224 gene encoding glyceraldehyde-3-phosphate dehydrogenase A, chloroplastic, whose protein sequence is MASTAFSMANASLQVNGKGFSEFAGLRSSSASLPFGRKGSDDFVSMVAFQTTLVGGSKTPKGVTEAKLKVAINGFGRIGRNFLRCWHGRKDSPLDVIAINDTGGVKQASHLLKYDSTLGIFGAEVKPSGDNAISVDGKIIKVVSSRNPSDLPWAELGIDLVIEGTGVFVDRDGAGKHLQAGAKKVLITAPGKGDIPTYVVGVNAELYSHSDTIISNASCTTNCLAPFVKVIDQKFGIIKGTMTTTHSYTGDQRLLDASHRDLRRARAAALNIVPTSTGAAKAVALVLPSLKGKLNGIALRVPTPNVSVVDLVVQVSKKTFAEEVNAAFREAADNELAGILAVCDEPLVSVDFRCSDVSSTVDSSLTMVMGDDMVKVIAWYDNEWGYSQRVVDLADIVANNWE, encoded by the exons ATGGCTTCTACAGCCTTCTCCATGGCCAATGCTTCTCTCCAG GTCAATGGTAAGGGCTTCTCGGAGTTCGCCGGCCTTCGCAGCTCATCTGCATCTCTTCCTTTCGGAAGGAAAGGTTCCGATGATTTCGTCTCAATGGTTGCCTTCCAGACAACTCTT GTGGGTGGAAGCAAGACTCCTAAGGGAGTGACGGAAGCAAAACTGAAGGTAGCGATCAACGGATTCGGGCGTATCGGAAGGAATTTCTTGAGGTGTTGGCATGGAAGGAAGGATTCACCTCTGGATGTCATCGCCATTAACGACACCGGCGGTGTCAAACAAGCATCCCACCTTCTCAAGTACGATTCCACTCTCGGCATCTTTGGCGCTGAAGTCAAACCTTCCGGCGACAACGCCATTTCCGTTGACGGCAAGATCATCAAAGTCGTTTCCAGCCGCAACCCCTCCGACCTCCCATGGGC GGAATTGGGCATTGATTTGGTGATCGAAGGAACCGGAGTTTTTGTCGACAGAGATGGAGCTGGGAAGCACCTTCAGGCCGGAGCCAAGAAGGTTCTAATCACTGCGCCGGGAAAAGGTGACATTCCTACTTATGTCGTCGGAGTCAACGCCGAACTTTACAGCCATTCGGACACGATCATCAGCAACGCCTCCTGCACCACCAACTGCCTCGCTCCTTTTGTCAAAGTCATTGACCAAAAATTCG GAATCATAAAGGGAACAATGACCACAACTCACTCCTACACCGGAGACCAAAGGCTGCTCGACGCCAGCCACCGTGACCTCCGACGTGCAAGAGCTGCAGCACTGAACATCGTCCCAACATCCACCGGAGCAGCAAAGGCCGTCGCGCTTGTGTTGCCGTCACTCAAAGGGAAGCTCAACGGTATTGCTCTCCGTGTGCCCACACCCAATGTCTCCGTCGTGGACTTGGTGGTTCAGGTTTCCAAGAAGACCTTCGCTGAGGAGGTCAACGCGGCGTTCAGGGAGGCTGCTGACAATGAGTTGGCTGGTATTCTGGCGGTGTGCGACGAGCCTCTGGTGTCTGTTGACTTTAGATGCAGCGACGTGTCATCGACTGTTGACTCGTCGTTGACCATGGTTATGGGAGATGACATGGTGAAGGTGATTGCATGGTACGATAACGAATGGGGTTACTCGCAAAGGGTGGTGGATTTGGCTGACATTGTTGCAAATAACTGGGAGTGA